Proteins encoded in a region of the Halostella limicola genome:
- a CDS encoding CBS domain-containing protein yields MSDTDRTTVEDVMSTPLETIAEDATVMEAAQLMEDKEISALVVRTTPRSIVSSTDVLRAVAEGRDTSKLTVSDVMTTDVETAAPDLYMEEVAAMMTNYGIKHLPVVEDDYVGMVSSTDVTAHLSR; encoded by the coding sequence ATGAGTGACACAGACAGAACCACCGTCGAGGACGTGATGTCCACGCCGCTCGAGACGATCGCGGAGGACGCGACCGTGATGGAAGCCGCACAGCTGATGGAGGACAAAGAGATCAGCGCGCTGGTCGTCCGCACCACGCCGCGGTCGATCGTCAGCAGCACGGACGTGCTCCGCGCGGTCGCCGAGGGGCGGGACACCTCGAAGCTGACGGTCTCGGACGTGATGACGACCGACGTCGAGACCGCCGCGCCGGACCTCTACATGGAGGAGGTCGCCGCGATGATGACCAACTACGGCATCAAACACCTGCCGGTCGTTGAGGACGACTACGTCGGGATGGTCTCCTCCACCGACGTCACCGCCCACCTCTCGCGGTAG